In Micromonospora purpureochromogenes, a single window of DNA contains:
- a CDS encoding serine/threonine-protein kinase — MARLGWGGSVATAVGVAAGVGAAQLGFAYGLGVIDWAPAEPAAAGAAWYASLAWATWIAAVSTIAGAVCAQRLEERGHDGAAPGGTLRRMTLAVAGAVGALITVLLVAVPARAATVPDTFSPQSLAAGYAAVGVLVGLLTAIWALHTRAVATNVIATVGWIWLLAVVSVADGVLAGRGLTTAQLGIWQISTDSAGFWLRDYVYWPGMLLAAGSALLIGALAARRTARMEEGRLGAAVSGAAGPLLVAVAYFVAVPRLAEVTPAQVSAHFVAPYAVLVGAAGSVLVAALAQRAERRTAARPAVVPRQRTGDLDDRGFDGDLASAGDPFDTPGPSGLTGDPGSGAATRPTVGTATKTATRPDGTALADPLGAEPAPADTRPDETGRPDDGSPTTGTGRTRPARRGRATPPARDSGAHPATSTDETAPDPTPETTDPSDAPPATAPRTRPSRRPR; from the coding sequence CGGTCGGCGTCGCTGCCGGCGTGGGTGCGGCACAACTGGGTTTCGCCTACGGGCTGGGCGTCATCGACTGGGCACCGGCCGAGCCCGCCGCCGCCGGCGCCGCCTGGTACGCCAGCCTCGCCTGGGCGACCTGGATCGCGGCCGTCTCCACCATCGCCGGGGCCGTCTGCGCCCAGCGGCTGGAGGAACGGGGACACGACGGCGCTGCGCCGGGCGGCACGCTGCGCCGGATGACGCTCGCCGTGGCCGGCGCGGTGGGCGCGCTGATCACGGTGCTGCTGGTGGCCGTGCCCGCCCGGGCGGCGACCGTGCCCGACACCTTCTCGCCACAGAGCCTGGCCGCCGGGTACGCGGCGGTCGGTGTGCTGGTCGGGCTGCTGACCGCGATCTGGGCGCTGCACACGCGGGCCGTCGCGACCAACGTGATCGCCACGGTGGGCTGGATCTGGCTGCTCGCCGTGGTGTCGGTCGCGGACGGGGTGCTCGCGGGACGCGGGTTGACCACCGCCCAGCTCGGGATCTGGCAGATCAGCACCGACAGCGCCGGCTTCTGGCTGCGGGACTACGTCTACTGGCCGGGGATGCTGCTGGCCGCCGGTTCGGCGCTGCTGATCGGCGCGCTGGCCGCGCGGCGTACCGCCCGGATGGAGGAGGGTCGGCTCGGCGCGGCCGTCTCCGGTGCGGCGGGTCCACTGCTCGTCGCGGTCGCCTACTTCGTCGCCGTGCCCCGGCTGGCCGAGGTCACCCCCGCGCAGGTCTCGGCGCACTTCGTCGCGCCGTACGCAGTGCTCGTCGGCGCGGCCGGCTCGGTGCTGGTGGCCGCGCTCGCCCAGCGCGCCGAACGGCGCACGGCCGCTCGCCCGGCGGTGGTGCCCCGGCAGCGCACCGGCGACCTGGACGACCGCGGGTTCGACGGCGACCTCGCGTCGGCCGGCGACCCCTTCGACACCCCCGGCCCGTCCGGCCTCACGGGCGACCCGGGCTCCGGCGCGGCCACCCGACCGACGGTCGGCACGGCGACCAAGACCGCGACCCGACCGGACGGGACAGCGCTCGCCGATCCGCTCGGTGCGGAACCGGCCCCGGCCGACACCCGGCCGGACGAAACCGGCCGCCCGGACGACGGCTCGCCCACCACCGGCACCGGACGGACCCGCCCGGCCCGCCGCGGCCGGGCCACCCCTCCCGCCCGGGATTCCGGCGCGCACCCGGCGACCTCCACCGACGAGACCGCCCCCGACCCGACGCCGGAGACCACCGACCCCTCGGACGCGCCACCGGCCACCGCCCCCCGGACCCGCCCGTCCCGCCGCCCCCGCTGA